Within Cucumis melo cultivar AY chromosome 4, USDA_Cmelo_AY_1.0, whole genome shotgun sequence, the genomic segment AGGACTCTTGCCTTGTTTTATggaatatttaatttctttctaatgaaaaataaatatatgcaTACATAATGTTTCAGTGGTTACataaattttagtattttaagatttgaatattaatgagacctttttttaaatataacaaaaaattaaaattatttataatttataataaaattattaaattctttttagCAGTTTTATGCTGTTATGATAATTCCTCTACTACCAAATAATTAggaatcttttcaaaaatataaaaaatctacaaaatattaacaattctaaaaacaaaaaaaggctAGACACCCAAATGACCCGTCAACCATGCCGTCAATAACACGCccataatatatttgcgatcatttagGTTTAatatgcaatcgtttagatatggttcaatatatacgcgatcgttcaGATATAGTTACAAtttttacgcgatcgtttagataataatacaatttattttttcaattccatcgtttcattttgttttaatttgattacacccaaatctaaatgattttttttttcaaaatttggtacataatgtttttaattcttttggtacacgatcgtttagattgctTTACACGGTAGTTTACTtggtttaaacgatcatttacatttgatcatttattttttttacacaaccgtttactttgtttttaaatgatagtttacatttagttactcaaatctaaatgattttttttaagattctttctacactattttttttacaccatcgtttaaatttggctactccaatctaaatgatttttttttcgagattctttatacactatcttttagattttgctattttttgtacacgacgtaaaaaaaaagaaaaaaataaagatgatggaaagaaatcgtagcaaagaaaagagaaaaagtagaaagacgatggaaaagcgaaaaaaataggaaaagaaaaaaaacgatggaaagattaaacaacgtaaataaataattgaaaaataagaaaaatgatgaaaagaaattgcagaaaaaaaaataggaaagaagaaaaactaaATTGTAGGAGGAATAcgataaaagaaaataacagGAGGAAGATGAATTATACGATctataaatagtttggtgttttattatatttatgtaaatttctTCCTTGACTAGATTACATTATCGTCCGAGGTTTCATCCTCAAACATTAATACTAATGTTTTGAAATCGAATTTgattgaattaaaattaatttttttttccttgttaAAATTACTTTTCCATTTATAGATGGTATTTGgcataaattattattatttttttttttttttttttttgtgattctCGGTTATTCGCTCCCAAAATGAATATCAAATTTAGTCAGTCATTTgtaaatttcttttaattttaaatattataacaGATGACAAATATTGTATATTATTTAATGAAACAACCTATcattaaatttttgaaaagtgtgaaacaataattaaacaattaaagTTTATATACCTATTATACAAAATTAATGAAACAAATCTACACATTAAAGGCGAAATTAAAATGTAATACTtagatatttaaaattaaaattcatatATTGAATAGGggcatttttaaaaatagaaataaaagctTAGAAAGGGTAATTGTATTTAGGAGATACGACAATGATAAGATCTCATAATCAGCTACCTTCATTTGATAATTCCACCAACCGACAACCTCTTGAATTTATCCAATTTCcttattttcaataaaaattcGACTCATCCATATAAATCCAATTAACATAAATGGATAAAATCTgcattcttgttttcttttcattctatttttcaaatataacttTGAAGAATTTAATGGCGTTTGGATTTTGATAATTTGCATCCAAAATTCGAATGTTGCTAAACTCTAATAAATAACTAAACAATTCTGGGTATATATGGACTACACATTTagtctttatatatattttgattctaattTTATATTTGGTTTAAACTTTCATCCAATCGCATAAATTTATGTACTAATTGTATTTCCtaataaaaggaaaatttaaGATGATTAGGCTAGGATGTCAATTGTCAACCCACCTTACATGATTAATCATTAATTATCATATTTTAATGAATCACTCACacttataaaatatagaataaAAATTGAATGTATTAGATGGTAATGATTGTAATACATATTGATCTATGATACTAATTCTCGTTCGATTGTTCTCGAATTACTATCTAATactttaaataaaaattgattgATATTAAAAAATACACGAGAACTAGAGTCAAATCAAAACTATCTCACTTTCAATAAAGCAAAAAAGATTGCTTTAGTTGTAAACTAAACACCAAACACAAAAATTAACCACAAAAGTATCTAAGCAATTTAATGATAAAGAGAggtaatttattaattttaatttaaaaattaaaaaaaaaaacaaacaaacaaacacaGTATacctataaaaataaaataaataaataaataaaaaagcaCACTTTTATGATGGAAGGTGCAATCCTCCACCATTAAgctatttttctataaaaagctacgaaaaggaaagaaaagggaAATTGAGAAGGAGAggttaaatttgaaattttgaaaaatagattAAAGTGATTTagatttctatttttttttttttttttttttttgtagatttaTGATATTGAAAAGTTGGATGATATAGACGACTGTAATATCCAATCtccttttttaaatttcttttcttctttttttttttttttttctacatgGTGTAAATCCTCTATTTTTTAATAGTCAACCGTTTTATCTCTCATCCTAATAAAGGTCAAAATAGAGACATTTACTTTTGCAATTGATTAGGAACTGCATTaatataattttcatttttgcGAAAATCATAAATTTTTAAATCTCTAATGTCTAATAGTTGTTCtactttctaaaaaatataaattaaacgAAACATCAATAAATCTttctaaataaattatataaataaataaaaaaacatcaCACAAATATTCAAATTAACACAAACCATTTTACACTCTAGCACAAATTAATAGATAAAACATCTACTAAATCCAATTGTAAACTAAAAGgtgaaaattcaaattttaacaaaaatatcaacTCATTTTGTGTCAAGTCTATATTTACACATAAAATTGCTAATGTGTCAATCATTTACCCAGTTCTTGGCCgtctaaatttaaaaaacaaaagtaagtttttaaaagtttttttttttttagttttaaaattctAGCTTGGTTATTTAAACTCCTAGTAAAAGGTggatattaaagaaaaaaaattaaaaagaaaagtagtGTCAATACACAtaattttaaggaaaaaaaaaagtaagaaagaaagaaatcaaaatatTGCCTATCAAAGCCTAGACTCCTATTTGGCTCGTCAATAAAAATTAGACACACTTTCAAACATTCATGTTGTTGTCACTTATTTAGGTTATACTAAAGAATATTCTAATTAATTATTCCATAAAATTAGTAAAGTTGGATAAGAATAGACGAAAAAATCTCTAACGTGCctattgaataagaaattttggcaATTAAATCGTGTCACGTCATTATATCTGATGATTatattttgattggattttGATAGTCAAAATTTCTCATATCCAACCCAATTCAAGCTCCTGAtgaaaaattgggccaaagaaataatagGTTCGAACTCGTCAAGCAAGTGGACTCGAGCCTGAGCCCACCAGGCACATGAGCCCAAACCCACATAAAACCCatgaaatttctctataaatagagacctttgCCGTTCATTTTGAGATCTTTAGTTGAATGAAGAATTGAATATCTGAATAGctgaagctctgaagaattgaagattcaaattttaaaaagctCTCAAGACGTGCGAGTTCTTATCAACCTCGAGATCATCTTTGAAAGATGAACACTTGGAAGATTAAACTTTCCTTGGATTCTAGAAGATTGAAGTTCAAATTGATTTACACCTCTAACTTCACGAAGATCGAAGATAAAAAGTTATAAGTTTaaattgtatttgaaaaaaagcATCAAATGAGTAAATACTAAAGATGGTTTCCACAACACCATATAAATCAATATAAAGTTCAATTGCACGAATTacatttctcctgaaatctcgtgtgaacagtttggcacgcccagtgggacaatctctacctttcatctctttctctctttgaaaaacatttaaagaaattatgaCATCTCAAGGTAACACTTTCAAAGCTCTGAGCGACATCAGCAAGCGGCCAAATACTCACAGCCACTCAAGGGAGACTCAATCATATGAGGATATGACACCCTTTGAGGTTGCAAAGAATATTTAGGAACAATTTTCAAAGCCACCAAAAAGTGAAATTGTAATCAAAGAAAATCTTCTGATTGACGAATAAGATAAAAAAGTTCTAAGTTTGAAAGAAAGCATCAAATGAGTAAATACTAGAGAATGTATCTACAACACcatataaatcaatacaaaattCAATTTCACGAATTACATTTTTTCTGAAATTTTGTGTGAACGATGTCACTTTTATTTATTACTTATCATAAAAgtaacatatattatatataaaatcaagagaaaaaaaaattgacatgGAACATTACGTAGAAACAACCTTAAAATGGATAAAGCTCAACTCATACGAAGTATTAACCTCAAATACTTCAAATCTAGAGGTATGATTGTTCTCTTATATTATTActttatgaaaataaaaaattgtagatgagattaaaataaaaaagaaaaaagtaaaatgATCGGTGTGATTCTCAgcaaaatttaaattgaatctCCCAAACGTAATTATTATCAAAATTGATTAAATACTAATAAAAACAATTTCAATGGAAGTAATATTAAATGTATagttaaaaaaataactaaaaaagaaaaagaaaaagaaaaagaaaaagaaaaagaaaaagaaaagaaaagaaaagaaaaggagaaggaGGAGtagaaaagtaaaataaaattagaaataaagaaaagaatgacAGCGGTAAATATGATAAATTGGGTAAGTCAAATAGGTGGCACCAACCGCGGTAAAAAGTGAAAAGGATAAGGtagaaaaagggaaaagggaaaagggaaaaaaggTAAGTAAAGAATAGcaataatagaaaagaagatAACAGATAAGAAGATAAGTATTGTCTGATGGAAGGGACACGTCATccttctctctctaaaattggCCCACTGGATAAGGACCGACGATCTCGGCCCTCCACACCCTCCCAATTCCGAATCTTCTATTTATTTCCCTTCCCTTTCCCATTCCATTTCCCCCTTACTCATTCCAAAATTTAACTACACTTCCCTCTTCTCCTCCTCTTTAATGGCGTCCGTCGCTACTGCTGGATTCATCGCACgatcttcctcttcttcctcttcctcttcctgtATTCGCAATACGAATCGTCCGAAGAAGAATCGGACTTCCTCTAATCAACTTAGGgtttcttgttcttcttcttcttccgtcGCCGATCCTTATCGAACTCTTCGGATTCAACCCGGTGCCTCTGAATCCGAAGTCAAAAAAGCCTTCCGACATCTCGCTCTTCAGGTTTGGTCTATTCTTTCTTTCCATTTCTTTATATTACAGGGTTTGTTCGATCGCCTGGTTCTTACGATTTCGTTGATACTTCTTTTTTTCCAGTATCATCCTGATGTTTGTAGAGGGAGTAATTGTGGCGTACAGTTTCATCAAATCAACGAAGCTTACGATGTACGTGATCATAcccttttttttcaattttttactaaaattaGGATCAATTATTGAAAcgatgaattgtttttttttttctctctctctctctcttaaaataataataattgtgcAGCTATTGCAATtactaattttcttttcttccgcACATAAGTACGAATTAAATATATGCATATTTAGAGGGAATAGTTTGAATTTCACTATATTTAGCGTGTGAAATTGAGTGTTTGGTTAGGTTTATGTCGGTTTCATAGTGTTTTCGATCATTCTAATATTGAATTTCCTATACCTATTTGTCGTATATCATGTTaggttaaattatatatatacacacacttgGACTTTGTCTTTTGCTTTTGTTGGGTCCCAGATTGACCCAAAATTGGTTTATCCTTTTTGTGTAAATTGCAAATTTGATCCTAGCGCTGTGTTAGTTATCACAGCTTGGGTGATATGAAGTTGGGTCCCAAACACCTCCACCGTGTTTGTCTTATACATAATTTCTACTGTTGGCAAAGGACTAAATTCTAACTTTTTCTTGAAGTAAATGGATCAAATTTGTATGTTAAATGAATTCTTGCAACAGTTCTGAGCTATGAAGATTAGTTTGAATTTTGCTAACGAGGTAATTTTTGATTTGGTGAAACAGATTGTGATGAATAACTTAAGAGGTATATCAACGCCAATAGAGACATATGAAACAATATATGATGAAGGGATTGATGAACCGATGAGAGGAATGGGGGATCCAGATTGGGACTTATGGGAAGAATGGATGGGATGGGAAGGAGCAGGAATTCGTGATTATTCATCTCATATTAATCCCTATATTTAAAACCcaaaaacaaaaagttaaaaatcagTTATGAGTTGTTCATAGAATTGGTCTTTAATCTATCAACATCAGCAACAACCAACGGTTGTGATGATTTGGTTTGGCTTGTATATATGGTGGGAAAAGAGGGGAGGTTGAAAATTGGTATTAATTCATTATTGTGTGTACCCTTTTTTCAAGAGGTGTTTGTTGTACATATGGTCAAGAACAGAGCCTTTTGGGtcttttaataatatgaaaagGCTTTGAAGAATGGCCTATCAAAGTTGTGGTGGGACATTAGTGTTTTTATCTTTTAACTCTCTTTATCTTGTTGTTTGCCCGATTGGACGTGGTGCTTTTTTGTCTACTCGTTTCTGTCCAATATTATCCGtttcttgaataaaattaaaaaggtgGGGATAGGAATGACTATTACCTTTGTTCAGTTTTATTTTAATGGAAAGGAATTGCCTTCCGGAATACTCTGAAATTGACATTTTTAGGAAacgtttttttaattatttgaaatcAATCTTGATGACAAAGATTTTCAAATTTATGAGAAAATTGGATTGATtgattttttcccttttttttttttttttttttttaccttattTGAGTTCTTGTGTATTCATCCTTTTTATTTTGGTAGGAATTTTCTttgtttaataatattatttgcTTTCGAGTTGGTggatattatttaatttatcatgagcaaaattttcaaaacagagtaagttgaaaaagtcaaagtctTTTGTCTCTCAATTCAAACTTTAACATGTGTTAATCCTATTTAACAAGGATGAGAGTTTGAccagaaaaaataaataacaaattatTTAATCATTTGTTTTCACTTTTATCTAATATTAATTGATTTATCTAATATTAATTGatttataatagtatgtgtttaaAGGTAAATTATTCTAGATcgaataattaatataaataatgtttattataattaaaagaaatttattatatttgaaaattgttaTTATAGCTTCGCATAATATTCttataaaatacaaataattataaaatacaaACAATTGTAAGAGAATTAATTGAttaagatattttaaaataaaataatggtTAAACCAATacaaagaattataaaaaaatatataaataaataaataaattattttgagaTGAATAAGAATATGATTGTTcgtaatttcaaaatttgtggtttaaaatattaattataaagtAGTCTAAGACGAACTGAAAGGACGTAGATTTTTTTAATGTAGTTATCTATTGAAAGTTTACGTTAGCCATTAAATTAAGTAGGACCGTGACATGAACCGTAACATAAAGTTGAGTTCTGATTCGTATTTGTATGTATTATTTCTGTCatctaattttagttttaattaatGCTACTTTCCTATTAATTCCGGTGAGAGAGAGAGTTTAGGAAGATAGAGTTTGGGCTTTATAAGTCCAACACGGCCCATTTCACGTCTAATTCTCAACAACAATAGCGAAATTAGAACTTAGACTTTCATAaatcataattttgtttttaaattgataaaaatagtAAAGCACGTCATTTTTAAACGATAAATGAGAGCAATATCTTAAATGCCTTAAATGATCTTTTTACCTCGATAAATATATTGAACAATTTTCATCCGTGGTATATGAAAGatgtatattaaattattatttcatataagaTACAAACTAAATATAGGGATTCAAacattatatttgatataattttaaAGATTCAAACTAAGTTAAAACCAATTTGTAATTTTGGTGTGATACATAACAAATACTattggcataattttagggattcaaagcaataatcttaattaaattaaggTGTATAATTTGTATTTTACAACTTCAAACATTATATTTCTATTTTACTCCATACAATTTGTATGGAGTAAAATTATGATGGGAACTATATCTTCCGTGACTTATGGTTGTTCTATAGATTCAATAatagttatttgtttttctttttactctGCTATGCATTTTTTGTAGATCTCGGGTTTTAGTTTGATGTAGCGGTTGGTTATTAAGCAGATAtccattattttaggaatagtttagaaaatagaaagtggtgaaattaatggatattgcattatctttgtcGTGATTTTAGTGAGAGATTCaaatttgaatctaaaattaattaatttatgtatatttttcgtaaataatttaaaaaagaa encodes:
- the LOC103502812 gene encoding chaperone protein dnaJ 8, chloroplastic, translated to MASVATAGFIARSSSSSSSSSCIRNTNRPKKNRTSSNQLRVSCSSSSSVADPYRTLRIQPGASESEVKKAFRHLALQYHPDVCRGSNCGVQFHQINEAYDIVMNNLRGISTPIETYETIYDEGIDEPMRGMGDPDWDLWEEWMGWEGAGIRDYSSHINPYI